The genomic DNA CTGTTTTCcattaactacacacacacagaggcttaGAAACTAACACATGTTTACAGATGCTGTGTAGAAAGCACAAGAAATACCTGACAGTTTGTCCTTTCAAAAAAGCTAATTATTTAATCCTCGCCTGGGTTGATGTGTGACACTGTCAGGTACAAGGGCACATCTCCTGAATGAGGACTGATAGGTACAGAAACCATGCCTCCTTAACTGGGACTGACATGTTTAGAGACTACTCACAGGTAGAAAGGCCACACCCCCTGCAATGGGATTAATGGGTACAAGGGCCACACCTCCTGCACTGAGACTGTCATGACCACACCTCCTGCAATGGGATTAATGGGTACAAGGCCACACCTCATGCACTGGGACTGTTAGGTACAAGGGCCACACCTCCTGCACTGGGACTGTTAGGTACAAGGGCCACATCTCCTGCACTGGGACTGTTAGGTACAAGGGCCACATCTCCTGCACTGGGACTGTTAGGTACAAGGGCCACATCTCCTGCACTGGAATTAATGGGTACAAGGCCACACCTCCTGCACTGGGATTGTCAGGTACAAGGCCATACCTACtgcactgagactgacaggtacaaggCCAAACCTCCTAAACTGGGACTGTCAGGTACAAGGCCACACCTCCTCATCTGCAACTCACAGGTAGAAAGGCCACACCTCCTGCTCTGAGACTAATAGGTACAAGGCCACACCTCCTAAACTGGGACTGTCAGGTAcaaggccacacctccttaaCTGCAACTCACAGGTAGAAAGGCCACACCTCCTGCTCTGAGACTAATAGGTACAAGGCCACACCTCCTAAACTGGGACTGTCAGGTAcaaggccacacctccttaaCTGCAACTCACAGGTAGAAAGGCCACACCTCCTGCTCTGAGACTAATAGGTAcaaggccacacctccttatCTGCAACTCACAGATAGAAAGGCCACACCCCCTGCCCTGGGATTGTCAGGTACAGGGCCACAATTCCTGCACTGGGATTGACATGTATAGAGGTCACACCTCCTTAACTGCAACTCACAGGTAGAAAGGCCACACCCCCTGCACTGGGATTGCCAGGTACAGAGGACCCACCTCCTGCCCTGAGACTGTCAGGTACAGGGCCACACGTCCTGCACTGAGACTGACATGTATAAAGACCACATCTCCTGCGCTGGGATTAATGGGTACAAGGCCACACCTCCTGCACTGGGACTGTTAGGTACAAGGCCACACCTCCTGCACTGGGATTGTCAGGTACAAGGCCACAGCTCCTGCACTGGGACTGTTAGGTACAAGGCCACACCTCCTGCACTGGGATTGTCAGGTACAAGGCCACAGCTCCTGCACTGGGACTGACAGATTCAGAGGCCACAGCTCCTGCACTGGGACTGACagatacagaggccacgcctcgtGCACTAGGATTGTCAGGTACAGGGCCACACCTCCTGCACTGGGATTGTCAGGTACAAGGCCACACCTCCTGCACTGAGACTGTCAGGTACAAGGCCACAGCTCCTGCACTGGGACTGACAGATACAGAGGCCAAAGCTCCTGCACTGGGACTGACagatacagaggccacgcctcgtGCACTAGGATTGTCAGGTACAGGGCCACACCTCCTGCACTGGGATTGTCAGGTGCAAGGCCACACCTAATGCACTGGAACTTATACATAGGCCTCGTCTTCTGCACTGGGATTGACAGGTACAAGACCACACCAACTGCACTGACACTGCCAGGTACAAAGGCTACACCCCCTGCACTGAAACTATGAGGTACAAGGCCAAACCTACTGCACTGAGACTGTCAGGTACAAAGGCTACACCTCCTGCACTAGGACTGATGGGTATAGAGGCCACACCTTCTTTAATTGACTTAAAAAGAAATTTATACTATACAGTTGGCATCAAACTGTTCTGCACATTACAATCTGTTCAGCAGTATAATTAACAATGTGTGTCACTGTGTACATGTTCAATTACTGAATGTTAAAAACCCCTGCAGGTTCAGACCACCTTCTCTGTCTTACCTAACAGTTCGGAGATGCCTGTGTGCACGTCAAAGACGTGGTTGGTGAAGAGTGGAGGATAGTCCGTCTGTCCGTAGTGTTGAATAAGGATATCATAAAGCAAACGTTTATACTCGGACGTCTCTTCTGGACACCTGGCGAGGCCTCGACTCACTTCCACTACTAACTGATCGGGCAGGAACTCCAGACAGTCCACAGCTGCTGATAACCAGTCATCAGCCCTATAGAAAAAAACACCAGACAACAAAGATTACATAAAGATAACTGAAGAAACAGTACAGGCAGTCAGAAAGAGGTCAGTCTGTCCTCTCGACCTTTAGACCATTGGACGTGTGTTAGGAAATCCACACAGCCAGAAGACTCAGTCTGACTAACAACGCTTATTACATAATCACCATCCTCCACTCATCTGGATATGATGTTCATGATGCAGGCTTTATGTTTCAGCTCAGTTTAATGCAAAATCCAGTAAAAACACCAGATTATGtaaatattttcattttaattagaaATAAGCTTTCAGTGTGTTTCTGGTTTGAacataaaaagaattattagaCTGAAGTTGAAATGAATGTTGATTTGGTGGCATGGTGGTACAGAGGGTAGTGTTTGTGCCGCACCACCATGCCACCAAATCAACAGTCATTTCAACTAAACCAGAAAAGTAGGAGGGATGATGAAGATTACTTACTGGGCTTCGCTGAAGGCTTTGAGGATCTCTCGATCAACGTAGTTGCTGGTGTAGAGGAGGTCCGGGTCGCTGTCCATGCCATGCAGAGGGGGGCGAGGACTTTCCTTCCCTTCTAACAGACTCTCCAATAATGGTAACTCGATTAGCTGCAGTAACCTTAACGTGGCCTGCTGCTGCCACACCTCATCCATCACTGAGGGTCACAACAAACACCTTATACACCAATTCATTTACACTatacatataaatgtatatagacACCAGACCATACACTTGTTAAGCATTTGATTACAAAACCATGGGCAATATTATTGATCCCCCCTTTATTTGAAACTGTAACAGTCTCTACTCCTCTTGGAAGGagtttcaagatttttttccattATAAGTGTTGGTTtaaatttgtgctaatttagtttaaagagcatttgtggGGTAGGGTACTGATTGCAAGCAATGTTTCATGAGGTTTAGGTCAGAGATCTATGTGAGCAGATGAGGTTCTATATCAAAATGATCAAACTTTGTTTTTGGATCTTTCGGTGGACAGTCAGGCCAAAGCACTAACCTCAAACTGTTGCCTTaagttggaagcacataattaattttatttaattgagaATCAaggcaggtgtccacatacttctgtctATACAGTGCTTTACAGTTGAAAATCTTAATATCCATAAGCCTAAAACAAGTGGATTTTAGTAAAAAGTGACTTACCCTCCTGGGACAGGCCCAGATTCATCAGCTGGGGTGTGACGGTGGTGTTTGCATTCAGGTTCCCTAAAAcgtcttccagagatttatcatTCTTGACGGGCGAGCTGTTTGAATAGTTCTGTTCCTCTTCTCTATGCAGAAATGTGTGATTAGATTAGAATCAGATCATAATGGTGCATAAGAGGATCTCAGACACTGTCAGTACCACAGTGCTGCTACATAGAAGAGCAAATCATGACCTCGCCATTCCAAATCCAGTTATTTAACTGATTTAATTAATGATCCTGTTCTTCATAATTTACATACAGGTGAGGTCAGAGGTTTACCTGCACATTTAAGGGACATGTACTGTAGATGTAGATAAGGGACATGTCCATGGCAGACTTGGATTTTTAATGATTTCGGCAAATGTTCCACACAATTATTGACCCGAAAGTATACAAACAGCAACCTACGTAGATGATTGGTTCAgtgtgtagaaagttctataaaGTCATTATACAGTTAGCATGGACTCACCAGTAAAAAGTACATATAAACATGGTCGCATGACAGGGTCAAGCTACCATTAAACGATGGAGAAAGGTCAGAAATAAACCATTTCAAAATCACTGAAATTCCAAGACTGTCATGTCATACATGTCTCTCTGACCTGACTAGCTTTAGCTgcataatatacagtagtttttAAACTTATTAGACACAGAAAATGTCAATAGTACACAAAAATGCTCACGGTCTTGGCATTGGTCAAAAATCCACTTCAAtccattttaataaaaacaatgtgcTGTGGAATCATTCGTCAAAAAATCATTCGTTCTCCAGGTACAGGAACAATGTAATCAAGTTTCATCCAATCAGATATTTAGATTCAGTCATGAAGGTCAGAAATGGAAATGAAAGCATGGCTAATCACATTAGTGCTCTTATGTGAAACTGCCAAATCCTGATTTAATTCTTATTTTCTTTGGATGCATCATTAATCTGAGACTAAAAGTCATTTAGTAATATAGTTAGTCTTCTTTTACACATTAAACAGCATGTTGTTTGTAGTTCTcatgtccagtatactggaaAGCCTGTAGTTTACAAGCATTTACGTTGAACATGTAATTTTGCCAGTGATGTAAAAAATAAGTGAATCAACAACATATATCATCAGCACCATATGCATTTTCTGATCGATGCCAGGAATGCCTTATGTCATTGCAGCATGAACTGTGTTTACAGATAAAACCACATACCTTTCAGACCTGCTGATGGAAGATGCATCGTACACAATCTGTAACGAATCCTTGTTAGAACTTGGCCTGTTCAGGAACCTGTACAAACTGCAGCTGCTGTCCTCAAACTTAACCGGCCTCTTTTCCTTCCCAAACACCTTagtgtccacagcctcaaacaccCGCGAGTCCATGAGCGCCTGGCAAAGGCGCACTGCTTTATAACGAGGCACTTCTTCATCTCCACAGAATTTGTTCTGAATGATGTGAGCCAGGACTACGTCTACGGCTTCAGAGCCCAGGAAGCAGTTATGGTAGGACTTAAGGTTGTGGCGTCGTCTCTTGACCTCCACCTGCGACTGCAGGTTGTTTATGATGCTGCTCCAGATGAAAGTGGCACGGAACGGCTTCCCGGCCATCCTGTTATCTGTAAGTGAGAGGAGATCAAATCAGTACATCTAGATTCATTCatgtaattattacatttttacttgATTCTAAATGTGGTGGATCTACTCAGACTTGGTTCAGGTTCAAGGTTTGTTAATAGTTTTGCATCCAACAATGCTAAAATAGATAACGTGATGAAAGAATGACACCAAAAATACTGTAAGTAACTCAAACTGTATCCATTTTATAAGAAATGTGACACAAACTTTAACTGGCTTAAgactcattttaaaacatggaCTAACTAATGATAGTTTTGTAGCACCTTGGACAATTGCAATCACCAGTTTGTGACTTTCAGATCTATTTGatcctaaaataataataaaaaacaagtcATGGCATATCATGTAAGGGAATTGGTCTTAAAAGTGAGAGGgtgtggaaaaaaaaagaaaaagagtgaAAACACTCACagatgtcctatggtctgagtttcctctcacctcccaaaaacatgtaaaagaTGGATGGTTTCTTCATTCACTTACTCCCAAAGGTGTGAACAGATTTAGGAGTGAACAGTGCATTTGAGGTGTGTGACATCACAACAGTATGGTTACTAagaaattgtaaaataaaaaaaaatgctaagtTGAAGCATTTTGACTGGTGGTCTCAATCTTCTGTCCCCCACTGTCCATGTAAATAAGATTACTTTACAATTTAATTTAACATACAGACACAGCTGATGATTACATTTAAGCTCTAAATCTATTTACGAGGGCTTGGCGGGAGCTTTAGTGGACGCATCCCACTCTGGACACAAGTGTGTTCTCCCcaagttctccccgtgcctgtgtgggtttcctccgggagctctggtttcctcccacagtccaaaaacaagcagtcgggttaattggagacacttaattgccctataggtcaatggttttgtgtatgagtgtgtgtatgtgtgtctgccctgcaatggactggcgccctctccagggtgttactgtgtgtcttgtgctCATTgagaagctgggataggctccagcaccccttccccgtgaccctgattggataagcgtttaagaaagtaagtgaagtAACCTGAAGCTATGCTGAACATGTAGATAGGGCAGTGacagtctagtggttaaggatcAGAAAATTGCTGGTTCAAAGCCTACTACTGCCAAGTCACCACTGTTATGccactgagcaagacccttaatcctcagttACTTGGATTCTATGCAGTAACATTTGTAAGACCATTTGGATTAAAGCTTCtgataaatacaaaaatgtaaatgtaatgtaaacctCCTCAGAGATATCTCTCCCTCCCGCTAAAAGAAATAAACCAACAAATTTCCCCTTGGCTTAAATgtagttgataaaccctgttTGACATCTGATGTTTGCTTATTTACATTCATACTGAAGTTATGAGAATAATTTAGCTCTGCATGTCAACTCAGGTCTTCAGCTTCAGGGCCTTTGcctggtctgtctgtctaagaTCTAAGCATGACCAATCTTAAAGCTTCTGAGTGGTAGAATGAGCTTCTGTCGCTAGTTTAAATGCTAAGTGTCTCACTTTTTGTACAAAGAATCTGAAGTCAATATCACTGTCACTATCTGCAATCAGTATCTGGGGTGACTAAAAGGGTGCTTCCTATTGGTCTTCTTTGAACCAAAAGCACCCACAATTCACACCTATATCTGAACTGATTGACtagtaacaataaaataatggtTGTGGGAAGAGATTCAACTTTTTTTTGGCTGAATATGTATATTTGGTTTAGTTTGTGGATAGGTGGGTTGGAAGCAGATACACTGGACTAAACTGCATAATACTGCACTAAATATTATTGTAAATTAGCAGCATGTTGTAGTTTGATGTGGTAACACTGCAATTTGAGGAATCATTTTATAGGCTATTTCTAATTTCTTGGTTTTGGTACATTCAGCCACATTTAGCTTATTGACATGACATGATCTTCCTAAGAAGTACGCCTTTACCCATTAATAGTGCatgtttactatttaataacCACCTGCTGTTCTAATAAACAGCAATATCTTCA from Trichomycterus rosablanca isolate fTriRos1 chromosome 11, fTriRos1.hap1, whole genome shotgun sequence includes the following:
- the depdc7a gene encoding DEP domain-containing protein 7 codes for the protein MHRPPDNRMAGKPFRATFIWSSIINNLQSQVEVKRRRHNLKSYHNCFLGSEAVDVVLAHIIQNKFCGDEEVPRYKAVRLCQALMDSRVFEAVDTKVFGKEKRPVKFEDSSCSLYRFLNRPSSNKDSLQIVYDASSISRSEREEEQNYSNSSPVKNDKSLEDVLGNLNANTTVTPQLMNLGLSQEVMDEVWQQQATLRLLQLIELPLLESLLEGKESPRPPLHGMDSDPDLLYTSNYVDREILKAFSEAQADDWLSAAVDCLEFLPDQLVVEVSRGLARCPEETSEYKRLLYDILIQHYGQTDYPPLFTNHVFDVHTGISELLVNGKQEQALEALQLCLKLQDSRSREELRRLLRFMALAAQPKDIKLHKEVENRMAVKRAFSSAIVYSAKLAKGKVDLLVLFLIDHHLDLFKIPVSLHRLVSNKLANIVKGKDPDVVTGPSYCRRLTGSAYMETVQKTTKEELFTLLRTIHENPRFSVKEKRRLLGQFYRGHPEIFVQYFGNQISSSFL